In one window of Desulforhabdus amnigena DNA:
- a CDS encoding MBL fold metallo-hydrolase — protein sequence MSLPRVKITILVDNKSADGLLAEHGLSFWIEVDGKRILFDTGQKDALAVNSRMLGVDLSRTDLVVLSHGHYDHTGAIPYVLGCAPCAHVYLHSAAFLPRYSVRDKVAKPIQMPADSMSAVMNLADEKIHYIAQPVFPLERVGITGPIPRETDFEDTGGPFFLDPIGLRPDPIEDDLALWIQTEEGLVICVGCCHGGLVNTVRRIADITGERRIRVLMGGFHLSNADMDRLKRTAAALREYDIAALIPCHCTGDGAVEYFKKHLDCPVQAGHGGFSLNVP from the coding sequence TGGACAACAAGTCTGCCGATGGACTGCTTGCCGAACATGGTCTGTCCTTCTGGATAGAGGTTGACGGCAAAAGAATTCTTTTTGATACAGGCCAGAAAGATGCTCTGGCAGTGAACTCCAGGATGCTTGGCGTGGACTTGAGCCGGACCGATCTCGTGGTTTTGAGCCATGGACACTATGATCATACCGGTGCCATCCCCTACGTACTTGGATGTGCTCCTTGCGCTCATGTATATTTGCATTCGGCGGCGTTCCTGCCACGCTACAGTGTTCGGGATAAAGTTGCAAAGCCCATACAGATGCCAGCCGATTCCATGAGCGCTGTAATGAATTTGGCCGATGAGAAGATTCATTATATCGCACAACCTGTATTTCCCCTCGAACGGGTTGGAATCACCGGCCCCATTCCAAGAGAGACTGATTTCGAAGATACGGGCGGCCCTTTCTTTCTCGACCCGATCGGATTGCGTCCGGATCCCATCGAGGACGATCTTGCCCTTTGGATCCAAACAGAGGAAGGTCTCGTCATTTGTGTCGGATGCTGCCATGGAGGTTTGGTGAATACGGTGCGTCGCATTGCAGATATAACGGGTGAGCGGCGTATTCGTGTGTTAATGGGAGGGTTTCATCTATCGAATGCGGATATGGACAGATTGAAACGAACGGCCGCAGCATTGAGGGAATACGATATTGCTGCGCTCATTCCCTGCCATTGCACCGGCGATGGGGCCGTCGAATACTTCAAAAAGCATTTGGATTGCCCTGTGCAAGCCGGACATGGAGGTTTCTCGCTGAATGTTCCATGA
- a CDS encoding Slp family lipoprotein — protein sequence MFWDNITFAFEGTADRPCKGLDLIREFNALHRLGGYRRSAGVFLALVILLGCAPAISPQLRKEAAVDIPFGEVLRDPERYVGKTFIWGGTILDARNTPEGTMLKVLQKPMDFQSRPRDVDRSEGRFLALDKRYLDPAIYAEGRTVTVAGELVGKRVLPLGDIDYAYPLLAVKEINLWPKEPPTPYYYYPYYPYPYWGWRYYWWP from the coding sequence ATGTTTTGGGACAACATAACTTTTGCCTTTGAGGGAACGGCGGACCGCCCCTGCAAGGGTCTTGATTTGATCCGGGAGTTCAACGCATTGCATCGGCTTGGAGGGTATCGCAGGAGTGCGGGTGTATTTCTGGCGCTTGTCATCCTTCTGGGGTGTGCGCCAGCCATATCCCCCCAGCTTCGCAAAGAAGCCGCTGTGGATATTCCTTTCGGAGAAGTTTTGCGAGACCCTGAGCGCTATGTAGGGAAGACCTTCATTTGGGGCGGAACCATCCTCGATGCGCGAAACACTCCCGAGGGGACGATGCTCAAGGTGCTGCAAAAGCCGATGGATTTTCAGAGTCGCCCCAGAGATGTGGACAGATCCGAAGGGCGCTTTCTCGCTCTCGACAAACGTTACCTGGATCCCGCCATCTATGCGGAAGGACGGACCGTTACCGTGGCCGGTGAATTGGTGGGCAAGCGGGTTCTGCCATTGGGGGATATCGACTATGCCTACCCGTTGCTTGCCGTCAAGGAGATAAACCTGTGGCCGAAAGAACCCCCCACTCCTTATTACTACTATCCATATTATCCGTATCCCTATTGGGGATGGCGCTATTACTGGTGGCCCTGA
- a CDS encoding cob(I)yrinic acid a,c-diamide adenosyltransferase, which translates to MKIYTGTGDRGTTSLFSGERVPKSHDRLKAYGDLDELSSFLGLLAARLLREEKETVAQLQSIQGDLLSMGAWLATTPDSQSACVLTEMTDAPRRCVERSIDAMQERLEPLTQFILPGGHETAGLAHVARTVCRRAERDVVAMYSAMSEEERTPQVEEFLVYLNRLSDYLFVLARFCNVMHGVGDVLWSQ; encoded by the coding sequence ATGAAAATCTATACTGGAACGGGGGATCGTGGGACCACCAGCCTCTTCAGTGGAGAGCGGGTTCCCAAGAGCCACGATCGACTCAAGGCCTATGGTGATCTGGATGAGCTCAGTTCCTTTCTTGGGCTGCTTGCGGCCAGGCTTCTACGGGAAGAAAAGGAGACAGTGGCTCAGCTCCAGAGTATCCAGGGAGACCTGTTGAGCATGGGGGCCTGGCTGGCCACGACCCCTGATTCACAGTCGGCCTGCGTGCTGACGGAAATGACGGATGCGCCCAGGCGTTGCGTGGAACGATCCATTGACGCCATGCAGGAGCGGCTTGAGCCCCTCACACAGTTCATCCTGCCGGGTGGTCACGAAACGGCGGGCCTGGCCCATGTGGCTCGTACGGTGTGCCGAAGAGCTGAGCGGGATGTCGTTGCCATGTATTCCGCCATGAGCGAAGAAGAGCGCACGCCCCAGGTAGAGGAGTTCCTGGTTTACCTCAACCGCCTTTCGGATTACCTCTTCGTGCTGGCCCGTTTCTGCAACGTCATGCACGGCGTTGGGGATGTGTTGTGGAGTCAGTAG